A segment of the Capsicum annuum cultivar UCD-10X-F1 unplaced genomic scaffold, UCD10Xv1.1 ctg82274, whole genome shotgun sequence genome:
GTGGACTAAAAAGTTGAATTTATTCCGACGGCCAACGTCGACGTTGGTtgtcgctttttaaaaatatatgtacttaatttaattttttaaaatataaaaattatttatttattattaaattaaaaatatcaaatatcgacgGCCAATGTCGCTtttcaaaacattattttttacgtattttattttcacaaaagcgacgttgtccgtcgcttttttaaaaattggagaaaattaaaataactacaaATTGCGACGGATGgcgtcgcttttctagaattaatatttcagaaaataaaaattatagtgaCGCTGTcagtcgcttttaataaaaataattttttttttttaaaattgatgaaGTAAGTcgcttttgaaaaaaataactattattatttttaaataaattacgaCGCTATCCGtcgcatttattaaaaaaaattataaaatattttttaattagttggcGCAGTAATCCGCGAAAAAAGGCGACAGATATTACGACGTTGGCcgtcaattttaataaaaaataactaaaaattaaatttaaactaaaaaaggGACGGCCAACGTCGCTTTTCTCGTTGGTTTTTAAAGCGACACAGTTCGTACCTTTTTTTTGCGTCGCTTTTTGGGCATTTTTTAGTAGTGAGTACAATTTGCGGAAGCAGAAATTGAGAAGGAACAACTTTTTTAAATTGCAGTAACTAAACcaaaggaggagtgttgaaaattgatttagttaCTGCAGTAAATTTTAGTTAATAAGTTGTTTAGAATTAagatgagtttgaattttaaattttaaattaggttgttttagttgttgagatattttagattgttttgaaattcaaattatgctgatttttgttttatgttgGCTGTTTAAAGGCCCTCAATGCTCAATAAACTCATTGAAAGCTATTGAAAGATTTCAATCCACCCTTTTTCGCTAccccatttctttttttaaaaaaccaacaGTATTTCTATTCATTAAAAAGGAATATTGGTGATGGTTCACTATCTATAATTAACCATCCCGACTAATAAGAATCATAACTTCATTCTTAGGATCTTCATCTAATTCACTCTCCTACAAAATTTATTCTTCATTCACCCTGTTTCCGTCAAAACATTTAAAAGCTTTATAAATCTTGGATCTTCTATTTGAGCACACTATGGAGATTCTTTAGTAGTTCCTGGTGTCTTATGAGTAGAACTTTGCATTGCTATTTGAACCAAGGTAGCATGGAAGTATACTTTGAAACAAAGTCGTACATATAGCGACTGGTTTTTCAGATTCGAATCTTTCTTTTGTTATGCATTGTCTATTGATTTAATCTTTTTGTTAGTGTTTTCATATTTAGCTATTTTCTAATGATAAATCCCATTTTCTTGAGAGAACACAATTACTGGGACATTTTTCTATACGTAAGTGCATCATTTCTTGGACTGAACAATTTATCTGTATTCTGCTTTTCAGAAAGGTCGGAACCAGACTCAAGTACTTCATACAGTCACTTCCATTCTCCTTCACTGCCAATGCAAAGATTTCGAGCTCTTTCACTTATTAATCAGAACTTTCCACATAGAAGAGCAAGTTCAAATGTACCAGTCCACCATAAAAAGTATTCTCTTGATTTTGATGACGGTGAGGATGATGCCAGTTCTTGTCCCCAAGGAACATTTCTTACTGATGGAGATGACCTTGCTTCTAGTTTTAGGAGCTTGGTAACAAACAACTATACAACGGCAGATGATCAAGCTTCAATTTCAGGGGCTCCAACAAATTCATcatcgagatttgaggtatatTCTGCCTCAGTTTGTTATGTTCATTACTCATCAAATGTGCATAGCTCAAAGTTCTGATAAAAAACAACTGATGATGACTTGTGATTTCATTTCACTTACATCAGGAAGGCTTCCtgttttttttcttaattctGGACCTGTCAAAGACAATCTAGTGCACATCCTAGATTTTTAACACTGTTCAATCTTCTAATGCAGGCGGACATCAATTTTGAGCTGGAGAAGCTAAGAACTGAATTAAGAAATACTCGAGGAATGTATGCAGTTGCACAAACTGAAGTAATCGAAGCTTCTAGAAAGGTATGCTTCGGCAACAATGACTTTTATTATTCATCCTTTTATGTCTGATTCATATTGTATATTGGTTATAAACCTGCACGCAAACAGATAAATGAGCTGCAAAAGCGCCGGTTGGAGGAAGACATTAAACTTAGGGAAATTTGTCTAAAGGAGGAGGAAGTAAAAGAGTTAGCCCGAAAAGAGAATGAGAAGTACGAAGCTGCAAAAAAAGAAGCTGATTATGTGAAGGACTGTGCTGAAAGAGAGGCTGCACAAAGAAAAGAAGCAGAACTACTAGCCTTGCGTGAggcaaaagaaaaagagaagctTGAGCATGCCTTGATGGGTCAGGCACATCAGTACCAAGAATTCAGTTGGGAAGAAATTGTATCTTCCACCTCTTCTTTCTCTGAAAATCTTAAAATTGGTACGGGGGCATACGGAACTGTTTATAAGTGCAGCTTGCATCATACTACAGTCGCTGTCAAAGTTCTTCACTCTGAGGGATCTCACCTAACGAAGCAGTATCAACGAGAGGTATgacaagttaatgaatgaaagaaTGACCAAATTGAGTTAGCTTGAGTTTCAAAAGAAACTGTGACACTTGTCTGGTCATAAAGACCATTGTACCAAGGTTACCTACCAATAttagtaccctctattctagaatTCTCAGGATCTGCTCTTTTGTTGTTTCAGCTGGAAATATTGAGCAAAATAAGTCATCCACACTTGCTAATCCTTCTTGGTGTGTGCCCCGATCGTGGTTGCTTAGTGTATGAGTTCATGGAGAATGGTAGCTTGGAGGAGAGGCTTCTTAGGAAACATGACACACCTCCAATTCCATGGTTTGATAGATATCGAATTGCATGGGAAGTGGCCTCTGCCCTTGCCTTTCTTCACAGCTCCAAACCAGATCCAATTATTCATCGTGATCTAAAGCCTGCAAACATATTGCTTGATCGTAATTTTGTCAGTAAAATTGGTGATGTTGGCCTCTCAACCATGATAAATTCAGATGCTATGTTATCCACCATTTACAAAGATACAGGTCCTGTGGGAACACTGTGCTACATAGATCCTGAGTACCAAAGGACCGGATTAATCTCTCCAACATCGGACATTTATGCATTTGGGATGGTTCTCTTGCAGTTGCTAACAGCAAAAGCAGCAATGGGACTTCCCCACATTGTTGAAACAGCAACGGATAATGATAATCTGACTAAGGTACTAGATCCAGAGGCTGGTAAATGGCCATTAGAAGAGACCAAAGAACTAGCTATTCTAGCCCTTAAATGCACAGAGCTTTGTCGAAGAGACAGGCCcgatttgaaagatgaaattcTCCCTGCGTTGGAGAAATTGAAAGAAGTTGCTGATAAGGCTCGAGATTCTGCCTCGCCTGCCCAGCCTCCTCCTCCTAACTACTATTTGTGTCCTTTACTCAAGGTGTGCCATTCTTTGCTTTAAATAACTCTTACAATGTGATAATGATGCATGTTTGATGTGGGCACAAAATAGTACCAAAGAATCAATTGTTACGTACTACAGACTAAGTTTCTCATCTACATTTCTAAGGCACGGTTGGTTCTTTTTGTCGCAGAGCATAATGGAGGAACCTTGTGTAGCAGCTGATGGGTATACTTACGACAGGAAGGCAATAGAAACATGGATAAAAGAGAACAATGTATCACCAATGACGAACCTTCCATTAGCTCATAAGAACCTTCTACCAAATTACGCACTGCTTTCTGCGATTCTGGACTGGAAATCAAGGTAGGCTGGAAACATTTTAGATTGATAGGGTAGTTATTTTTGACTTATAATCTAGTTGAACATAGCATAACAAATTTATGTACCGTCACACAGTGAACCAGCCGATAGATTTGGATGTTTCTCTACCAGTGTAAAATTTGGAAATGTGAGATTGAGCAACCAGTTGTATGACATATAATCATGTAGGTAGTATAAATGTGTTAGGCAGTTAGAGAAGAGTTGTGCAAGGGAGAGGAAGAGAGTTGCATATGAAACTATGTGATGACATGCATCCTGTTGTCATCGCCGGAGTTGTAATGGTCATGTTAAGACCTTTAATATTAAGCAGTGCGTTCTTTGCAATCTTCGAAGGAAGTGCGGGTTTGAGCCCTATCAGTCCCGAAGGattcaataaatatatcaattCATCTCTCCATTTTTTGTGAAAAGGCGGACATGGAGCATGACTTCATTCTCAACAGGTGATCTGCTTTAGCTTCAAAAGAGGCTCCCGCTTACTTCAAGCTCATTTTAACATAGGCTGATCTAACTTGAGTTATTAGCGTTGAACTCATTGTACTTAATTGTGTAAAATTTTGGTAGGTTTTCACATGTATATCTATGCTTCCTGTTGAAAATACATGTGCTTGTGGCCAAAGAGCTGCATCGGTCATTGCGTGTGAACCCTCCTATCATTGTTTTTCCTTAACGATTGGAAATATGAAAGAACATTTCAATTTAGtaaattatcatattttgcaCACTATTCAAGTTTTTAGGTTTCTCATATATTGCATGCCAAGTGGGGCTCAAAAGGTAGATTTACGAATGGAATAAGTCCACATTTGTTAGATCTGGTTCACAACATATGAAGGTCCAAGCCCATGCTACATATTCAATAACATGACTTATTACAATATACGAATGTTGAAGCTCATGCTACATATTCAATATCATGACATATTATAATATATGGAGATCTAAGCTCATCAAGATCGGCTTGACAAGATTAGGAGTCTAAAGCCAAATTTCATAAACAGGCCCTCAAAAAGTTTGTATGTGAAATTTTCTATCTTGTTTAGATTAGAAAAAGTCATATTTTCTAGTTAACATATTTTAGTTGAATGAATTCTAATAGTAACTGAAACAATAATGTACACTTATGAACTAAGAATATCAACAACGCCAACATTTTAATGAAAATCTTACGATATAatcttttaagattaatttttGGTGTCTGATTAggccatttattaattataagcaaaaaatagggaaaaaaacAGTCTAACCCAAGGCACAAtagcaaaaaatagaaaaaatctgaaaaattgacAAAAGCATAACCCGCTTTCCATAGTTGACCTATCTATAGAAGTGTCTGCCTTTCCCCATTTTGAGCTCACTATCTTATCATCTATGTTGCCTCCTAGCTATCGTTGGAACCAAACTCTTCGCCTCTTTCTTCTGTGGATTGGGTGTTCTCCGATTCCTGATGCTTTGTTCCTGCTTATCTTCACACACAAAATGTATCACTTGACCAAGGTAAAGATTCCTCCATTTTATGTTctatctttgttttcattttctGTACTGACTTGATGCTGATCTTCAGGAGAATGGGTTGTTTTTATTGGATGAAGTCGAAGGAGGTAGCCATCTGGTGTTCacaattgtcacgacccgagactacccctagccgtaacatggtgcttagagtcataagtgatcccaagttaacacatgatctggtacctgttgtgaacactgaagataataaaaaaataacataatatgtGGAAGCTTAACTGGGGAAAACTAATAAGATATAATACGGAAATAGTACTCAATGTATTTTGTACatctgataaaactgaaattAAGTCTgactatttgaaagcctctaacataaggagttgatgggacaaatccccaactaactccaactgactgtaATGAAAAGTATTAAAAGAACTGCCTAAGTACGATTGGGAAACTGAACGTCCGaatctatgttataagacaacataacgcaaaagagagtatgcgatcagtactttgaatgtactgatatgagAGATAATGACTAgctgatatatatacatatataatgatactgaacatgaatgcatgaacgtGTAAATCGAATGCAAGATCAAGTAAAGCATGtgctaaaataatctgtaaaattgatTAACGGAATAACTGATAGACTGGACaattggtcatgcaaacctgaaatGGTACAATCTAAATActctgaactgagactgtggaagctaACTACAACTGACACACCCCAATCTAAGAAAAACCGAGGTCCAACtagtaaccccagttggatgaGTGTTAGTTCCTTGCTaaaggtactaacactggttggcgtagatccactaatttgatgtcccgaaggacgagggtgtcatgcgtCTACTGACGGGGAACCCCTCAAAATATATGGTGGCACCGTAGATCTGAAACTTAGGAATTGTTACTAATGAGAACCTCCATCTTTGCATTCACTCGGTATCAAgtattactcctaactgaatgacactggtattattttttatttaacatgatatgattCTAACAAGTGCTCATTATGCTAATGCTATGAATTTGATGGTACAAGCATGGTATGGATGTCTTTTAACCTGAAAACTGTGACGCGTGAATATTTagatatcgggtgttcataacccaccaatactATATCTATTGCAAGATAATCTTGGCAAATATTGAACAATCCATGGTAtgaaaaaatcatgaataacatcCCATATTTACATAACTAATCATGATGCagacatttgcattatcaatGATATGGAAACACAATTATCATGAGGGAACATAATTTCATGGTTTAGAATCAAAACAATTGAGAGGAGATTCATAATATTCATGGTTAACTTAGAAACTTATAAAAGAGGAAAGAGTTTTACACTTGAAAGATTGGAGAGTTTTCTTGGGACttaatgggtggaagggacccactAATGAATATCCCATATGCCTGAAGTAAAAGCTCTGGTGAATTCCTAAGAGTTGATCTTGTTCTTGTTAAACTCTAGTTTGCTCTTGAGGAAGAAATGAATCACCTCTTTGATTTATCTTGGGTGGAATTGatgattatgttatgaattggGGCTTTGGGTCTTTTATACCATCTCTTGGAAAGACAAAATGACACGGGTTTGGCTTTTAGGagagtgggaaaagacataaAAGCCATTGAAAAATTATGTAGGAAACTGGGTTCCAAGTCGTCACGATTCATCCTACGATTCATCACGTTTGGTTACAAAATGTAGTCGAAATCGTAGGCTGGGACTCTAAGTTTAGGTCCTTTACTATCTTGACTATGATTCCACACCTTACGACTCGTTGGGTGGAATCATAGTCTAAAACTTGGTTCATGAATTCCTTATTAGTCAGGCTATGAGTCCATTATACGACTCATAATGTCTCACTACAAGTTTCATGCTGGACTCGTAACCACTGGAGGGGGTTCTTGGGTAGCACACTGTTGTGTCTATGAATCCCTTCATATGACTCGCAACTAGTAATTACGGGTCGTAGGGAGGATTCGTGGTCACTGGCTATAGCTGAGGGTCCTTCATTGAAGTGACTACGACTCACTCGTGATGACTCGCCATGAGTGGATACGACTCATATCCTGAGTTGTAGTCATGACAGTGTATTCGGGCCTTTAACAaaatttttcataactttttgtcGTGACATTGGATTAAGGCGAGACTTGAAGTGTTGGAAATATAACTCCATGGCCTATATTTTAGGAGGTCCAAAGTTCGAAAATTAGGTGTATTATAATATCTACCTTTtgagatcattcgtcctcaaataaaacTAGCTGAATTGGAGTACTAGGAAgactgagatcatgcactgagtacttatgagttgaatcatgattaaataactaaatctaaAAACATGATGtatggactgaattgaattcatgaatgcatgctatgacataaGAATGGATGAATAGCTAAGATAGAATGCGAGAGGATTACTTTAAGGAAATCGTTACCTTAAGCTGAACCTAAATTCATAGAGAAGAGAtaggtacttggctcgcatatcgcCTTTTACTTCCTgagtagctcccttaacggactgatttctccataaaacctttactaaggcgacctctttattcctcaacctatgaatctGGTGGCTaagaatttcaactgggacttcctcataggagAGACTATCTTCCACACCCATACTCTTTAACAGAATGACTGAAGCTGgatcaccaatgtatttctttagtaAAGAGATGTGGAACACCAGATGTACTGATGCTAActctgtaggcaactctaactcataggctagCTTTCCAAAATGgatcaaaatcctatatgggccaacataatggggattaagcttccccttcttatcgaatctcttcacccctttcatgggcaaaattttcaaatacataaaatcaccaacttcaaattcaagttcccttctcctcatatttgtataagatttctgatggctttggtctatcttcagcctttctcaaatcaactgaactttttccattacctcaaatactgaatctggacccaacaaagcagccttacctacctcaaaccaattaataggagatctactcctcctaccataaagagcctcagacggagacatctgaatactggagtgatagttgttattgtaggcaaactcaataaaagttAAGTGATTATCCCAATTACCCTTCAAGTTAATAACATAAGACCTCAACATGTCTTCCAGGGTCTGAATCTCTGCCTGGCCATCCGTCTCTGTGtaaagctgtactgagatgaacttaaagtaccaagacccttttgaaaagccttctaaaaatgggaggtaaactgggtacctctatctgaattGATGGTTAAGGGAATCCATGTAACCTTACCAACTtcctgagatagagtctagcatgaTCCTCAGCTAAATACaaggtatgaactggtaaaaaatgggctgacttggtcattctatccataatgacccaaataaaatcatgatgacgatgcgtATGTGGTAACACTATAACAAAATCtctattcaccacttcccacttctaagtgggaatggtgaactcttgaaGTGTACCACTAGGTATCCAGCGCTCAACCTTGGCCTGCTTATAATTGAGACACTTAGCCATGAACTTTGTTATAtcgttcttcataccattccaccagtagACTTCTCATAAATTttggtacatattagtggctcTTTGATGATTAGAATATCAAAAACCATACTCTTATGCTAAAATTCACTGTATTAAATcagccacattcaaaacacataacctgccctgacaacaaagcacaccatctctcacttgggagaaaatctcaaccttctgatctcaaactattttttttaacttaacaagaataggatctctgtcttgctttttctttacctcaaaaactaaagaagattctgagCTATTCTGAACCCACTACCTTTGGccaaatcaaccaaccgaacacctaatctagctagCTGATAAACCTAGTGAAcaaactctttcttatcatcctcaacatgggcaacgcttcccatagacagtctactaaagGCATTAACCACAAAATTTGCCTTACTCaggtgatacaatacactcatatcatagtctttcaacaattcaagccacattctctgacg
Coding sequences within it:
- the LOC107863530 gene encoding U-box domain-containing protein 35 isoform X1; this translates as MEEKDEAVTKVEGLSALPPLNSSTIAVAINGKKKSKHVVRWALDKFVPEGKVCFKLLHVRPRITGVPTPMGNFIPISQVRDDVVAAFRKDVELQTSGNLLPYKMLCTNRKVQVEVLQLESDDIVKAIAQEVTKHNIIKLVIGASSRSIFSRGQSLSSRISDGTPSFCTIYAVSKGKLSSIRPDSKINGTSLAGDSYTSCSITSSTGHTSSSLTERSEPDSSTSYSHFHSPSLPMQRFRALSLINQNFPHRRASSNVPVHHKKYSLDFDDGEDDASSCPQGTFLTDGDDLASSFRSLVTNNYTTADDQASISGAPTNSSSRFEADINFELEKLRTELRNTRGMYAVAQTEVIEASRKINELQKRRLEEDIKLREICLKEEEVKELARKENEKYEAAKKEADYVKDCAEREAAQRKEAELLALREAKEKEKLEHALMGQAHQYQEFSWEEIVSSTSSFSENLKIGTGAYGTVYKCSLHHTTVAVKVLHSEGSHLTKQYQRELEILSKISHPHLLILLGVCPDRGCLVYEFMENGSLEERLLRKHDTPPIPWFDRYRIAWEVASALAFLHSSKPDPIIHRDLKPANILLDRNFVSKIGDVGLSTMINSDAMLSTIYKDTGPVGTLCYIDPEYQRTGLISPTSDIYAFGMVLLQLLTAKAAMGLPHIVETATDNDNLTKVLDPEAGKWPLEETKELAILALKCTELCRRDRPDLKDEILPALEKLKEVADKARDSASPAQPPPPNYYLCPLLKSIMEEPCVAADGYTYDRKAIETWIKENNVSPMTNLPLAHKNLLPNYALLSAILDWKSR
- the LOC107863530 gene encoding U-box domain-containing protein 35 isoform X2, producing the protein MEEKDEAVTKVEGLSALPPLNSSTIAVAINGKKKSKHVVRWALDKFVPEGKVCFKLLHVRPRITGVPTPIAAFRKDVELQTSGNLLPYKMLCTNRKVQVEVLQLESDDIVKAIAQEVTKHNIIKLVIGASSRSIFSRGQSLSSRISDGTPSFCTIYAVSKGKLSSIRPDSKINGTSLAGDSYTSCSITSSTGHTSSSLTERSEPDSSTSYSHFHSPSLPMQRFRALSLINQNFPHRRASSNVPVHHKKYSLDFDDGEDDASSCPQGTFLTDGDDLASSFRSLVTNNYTTADDQASISGAPTNSSSRFEADINFELEKLRTELRNTRGMYAVAQTEVIEASRKINELQKRRLEEDIKLREICLKEEEVKELARKENEKYEAAKKEADYVKDCAEREAAQRKEAELLALREAKEKEKLEHALMGQAHQYQEFSWEEIVSSTSSFSENLKIGTGAYGTVYKCSLHHTTVAVKVLHSEGSHLTKQYQRELEILSKISHPHLLILLGVCPDRGCLVYEFMENGSLEERLLRKHDTPPIPWFDRYRIAWEVASALAFLHSSKPDPIIHRDLKPANILLDRNFVSKIGDVGLSTMINSDAMLSTIYKDTGPVGTLCYIDPEYQRTGLISPTSDIYAFGMVLLQLLTAKAAMGLPHIVETATDNDNLTKVLDPEAGKWPLEETKELAILALKCTELCRRDRPDLKDEILPALEKLKEVADKARDSASPAQPPPPNYYLCPLLKSIMEEPCVAADGYTYDRKAIETWIKENNVSPMTNLPLAHKNLLPNYALLSAILDWKSR